Proteins found in one Enterococcus sp. 9D6_DIV0238 genomic segment:
- a CDS encoding TetR/AcrR family transcriptional regulator: MVRKKVYKKQHILAAASDLLEKKSFSAITARNVAEHMGISTQPIYLEFKNMEDLKLTLLQTIYKSLEKDYFSTIQSDDFLINFVLNYIEFAKTKRNLFIVLFVEHHSYGQQINQLTLDLFTKSLKGDERYTAISPENLNKLFIKVWVIATGLASLSTSGIMSLKKEEIIAIFKNN; this comes from the coding sequence TTGGTTAGGAAAAAAGTATATAAAAAGCAACATATTTTAGCTGCTGCCTCTGATTTACTAGAAAAAAAAAGTTTTTCTGCAATAACTGCAAGAAATGTAGCTGAGCACATGGGAATCTCAACTCAGCCGATCTACTTGGAGTTCAAAAATATGGAAGATTTAAAATTGACGCTGCTACAAACAATTTATAAATCTCTGGAGAAAGACTATTTTTCGACGATTCAATCGGACGATTTTTTAATCAACTTCGTTTTGAATTACATTGAATTCGCTAAGACAAAAAGAAATTTATTTATCGTTCTATTTGTTGAGCATCATTCATATGGCCAACAAATCAATCAGTTGACTTTGGACTTATTCACTAAAAGTTTAAAAGGAGACGAACGTTATACAGCGATTTCACCAGAAAATTTAAACAAGTTATTTATCAAAGTCTGGGTCATTGCGACTGGATTGGCCTCGTTAAGTACTTCTGGAATCATGAGCTTGAAAAAAGAAGAAATCATCGCTATTTTCAAAAATAATTGA
- a CDS encoding YxeA family protein, with product MKLVKTIGIFLLLGAAALFGAKAYTQNQSGELPGVLDQLNPLVTEGEVYVKTKEANEVIEHGIAVYKQEAVDKEGKKRAITFTADHELIQDRYLKIYNKGAHVETYEEVTKDQVPQQALDKIG from the coding sequence ATGAAATTAGTTAAAACGATCGGAATTTTTCTTTTACTTGGAGCAGCTGCTCTTTTTGGAGCTAAAGCATACACGCAAAATCAGTCTGGCGAGCTTCCAGGTGTATTGGATCAATTGAATCCATTGGTTACAGAAGGTGAAGTCTATGTGAAGACTAAAGAAGCTAATGAAGTTATTGAACACGGTATTGCGGTATATAAACAAGAAGCAGTAGATAAAGAAGGCAAAAAACGAGCAATCACCTTCACGGCAGATCATGAATTGATCCAAGATCGCTATTTAAAAATTTATAATAAGGGTGCCCATGTTGAAACTTATGAAGAAGTAACAAAAGACCAAGTACCGCAACAAGCACTAGATAAAATAGGTTAA
- a CDS encoding AAA family ATPase — protein sequence MKIVIAGPVGSGKTTFARELAKEQKVQLYELDNLIWQRTPQGDQRFSKEKSAQLLQDILNYPEWIIEGTTTQSWIQDALIQADSVLLLLPPYHIRLYRILKRFIKQKLQLERANYTPTMNLLKMMFVWNHHYETKNKLELQQLIATSPAKLHILKDRNAYSAYKKMIET from the coding sequence ATGAAAATAGTTATTGCGGGTCCTGTCGGTAGCGGGAAAACTACATTTGCCAGAGAATTAGCTAAAGAACAAAAAGTTCAACTATATGAACTTGACAATCTTATTTGGCAACGAACACCACAAGGAGATCAACGCTTTTCTAAAGAGAAATCTGCACAACTATTGCAAGATATTTTAAACTATCCAGAATGGATCATTGAAGGGACTACCACTCAATCTTGGATTCAGGATGCATTGATTCAAGCGGATAGTGTTTTACTTTTACTCCCACCTTATCATATACGCCTATATCGTATTCTGAAACGCTTCATCAAGCAAAAGCTGCAACTAGAACGAGCAAATTACACTCCAACGATGAACTTGTTAAAAATGATGTTTGTGTGGAATCATCACTATGAAACAAAAAATAAATTGGAACTGCAGCAATTGATTGCAACAAGTCCTGCTAAACTGCATATTTTAAAAGACCGAAACGCTTATTCTGCATACAAAAAAATGATTGAGACATAA
- a CDS encoding peptidylprolyl isomerase, producing MKTKKFIAAATLLASLVFFTACGSKTENKADSSSSSETKTSESVDLNALELPQLSEKVSEDEDLVEMVTTEGTIEIKLFPKQAPKTVENFMTHAKDGYYDNVTFHRVIKDFMIQGGDPKGDGTGGESIWGDSFDDEFSNQLYNIRGALSMANAGTDADGNGTNGSQFFIVQNDEDVSDGLLKDDYPQKIIDAYKKGGTPFLDGKHTVFGQVTKGMDVVDKIASAETDESDKPKKDIRIEKINILQEAK from the coding sequence ATGAAAACAAAAAAATTCATTGCTGCTGCTACACTTCTAGCATCATTAGTGTTCTTTACAGCATGTGGATCTAAAACAGAAAACAAAGCAGATTCATCTTCAAGCTCAGAAACAAAAACGTCTGAATCCGTTGACCTAAATGCTTTAGAATTACCTCAACTATCAGAAAAAGTTAGTGAAGATGAAGATTTAGTTGAAATGGTCACAACAGAAGGCACGATCGAAATCAAGCTTTTTCCAAAACAAGCACCAAAAACAGTTGAAAACTTTATGACTCATGCAAAAGACGGTTATTATGACAATGTTACTTTTCACCGTGTGATCAAAGATTTCATGATCCAGGGCGGCGATCCTAAAGGTGATGGGACTGGCGGAGAAAGTATCTGGGGCGATTCATTTGATGATGAATTCAGCAACCAACTATACAATATTCGCGGTGCACTATCTATGGCAAATGCTGGTACAGATGCTGACGGCAACGGAACAAACGGCAGCCAATTCTTTATCGTCCAAAATGATGAAGATGTTTCTGATGGACTATTGAAAGATGACTACCCACAAAAAATCATTGACGCTTATAAAAAAGGCGGAACACCATTCTTAGATGGAAAGCATACTGTCTTCGGTCAAGTGACCAAAGGAATGGACGTTGTCGATAAGATCGCTTCAGCCGAAACAGACGAAAGTGACAAACCGAAAAAAGATATCCGTATCGAGAAAATCAACATTTTACAAGAAGCTAAATAA